A genomic stretch from Setaria viridis chromosome 1, Setaria_viridis_v4.0, whole genome shotgun sequence includes:
- the LOC117861020 gene encoding probable inactive nicotinamidase At3g16190 isoform X2 — protein sequence MPSHLALLSCLLVLLLSLDKFLLHYLKKRLFSGPRIPSGGTSKSRRPMAAAAKWSETAMLVIDMQKDFVDPAMRSPMLVAGGEAVVPAVAEAVAVARERGIFLVWVVREHDPSGRDVELFRRHHYSGGKGPTVKGLKGAELADGLVIKEGEYKLVKTRFSAFFATHLDSVLKTAGIKNLVIVGVQTPNCIRQTVFDAVALDYEKITVLIDATAAARPEIHLSNIRDMKNIGVETPTLDEWRR from the exons ATGCCATCACATCTGGCGCTGCTGTCGTGCCTGCTGGTGCTGCTCCTCTCGCTCGACAAGTTCCTCCTCCACTACCTCAAGAAGCGCCTCTTCTCCGGGCCAAGAATCCCGAGCGGCGGCACCTCCAAATCGCGGAGGCccatggcggccgccgccaaGTGGAGCGAGACGGCCATGCTCGTCATCGACATGCAG AAAGACTTCGTGGACCCGGCGATGCGCAGCCCCatgctggtggccggcggcgaggccgtcgtccccgccgtcgccgaggccgTTGCCGTTGCGAGGGAGCGCGGCATCTTCCTCGTCTGG GTCGTCAGAGAGCATGACCCTTCTGGAAGGGATGTTGAACTTTTCCGCAGGCACCACTATTCTGGGGGAAAGGGTCCAACAGTGAAAGGTTTGAAAGGTGCAGAGCTGGCTGATGGGCTTGTTATCAAGGAAGGGGAATATAAGTTGGTGAAGACAAGATTCAGTGCTTTTTTTGCGACACACCTTGATTCTGTCCTCAAAACTGCCGGAATAAAGAACTTGGTTATTGTTG GAGTCCAAACACCAAATTGCATTAGGCAGACTGTCTTTGATGCTGTAGCATTGGACTATGAGAAAATAACGGTTCTTATTGATGCAACAGCTGCTGCAAGGCCAGAAATCCATTTGT CAAATATCAGGGATATGAAGAACATCGGAGTGGAAACGCCGACCCTGGATGAATGGCGCCGGTAG
- the LOC140221358 gene encoding protein ALP1-like: protein MYYYTTYLDKAKYRIASQTGYEWVVSTLQNRTSCYNMFRMNRDVFDSLHNILVQSYGLKSTRRMTSVEALAMFLWICGAPQSMRQAEDRFVRSTETCSRKFEKVLHSLCKLAGDIVKPVDPTFSTVHRRLQSPRFSPYFDNCIGAIDGTHVPVIVPVDKVVQHTGRHGYTSQNVLAICDFDMRFTFVVAGWPGSVHDMRVFKDALIKYGDKFPHPPEGSFYLVDSRYPNRSGYLAPYKGTKYHIPEFRQGPLPRGKKELFNYAHSSLRNVIERSFGVLKNKWRILRDLPAYPMPKQSNIIIACMAIHNFIRESTLADVDFERADNDECYVAPADASSSQNNADTSQHGDEDQDMNQFRDWIADGLSNRS, encoded by the exons ATGTACTATTACACCACATACCTAGACAAAGCTAAGTATAGGATTGCATCCCAAACTGGTTATGAATGGGTTGTTAGTACATTACAGAATAGGACATcatgctacaacatgtttaggatgaatAGAGATGTGTTTGATAGTCTACACAATATCCTAGTCCAATCATATGGGTTGAAGTCAACAAGGAGGATGACATCAGTAGAGGCTTTAGCTATGTTTTTGTGGATTTGTGGTGCGCCTCAAAGCATGAGGCAAGCTGAGGATCGTTTTGTTAGGTCCACTGAAACTTGCAGTAGAAAgtttgagaaggttttgcacagtCTGTGCAAGCTAGCAGGTGATATCGTTAAACCAGTTGACCCAACATTTAGTACTGTGCATCGTAGACTGCAGTCACCACGGTTCTCTCCCTACTTTGATaattgcattggagcaatagatggaaCACATGTGCCTGTTATTGTGCCAGTGGACAAGGTTGTCCAACATACGGGCCGACATGGATACACCAGCCAGAATGTCTTAGCAATatgtgatttcgacatgagaTTCACGTTTGTTGTCGCCGGATGGCCTGGATCGGTGCATGACATGAGAGTCTTCAAAGATGCATTGATCAAGTACGGCGACAAGtttcctcatcctccagaagGTTC tttttatttggtgGACTCTAGGTACCCAAATAGATCGGGATACCTGGCACCATACAAGGGGACGAAATATCATATCCCAGAGTTTCGACAAGGACCACTCCCTAGAGGTAAAAAAGAGCTTTTCAATTATGCCCATTCATCACTAAGGAATGTGATTGAGAGGTCTTTCGGAGTTTTGAAAAACAAATGGCGTATTTTGCGTGATTTGCCGGCATATCCAATGCCAAAGCAAAGCAACATAATTATCGCTTGCATGGCAATTCATAACTTCATTAGAGAGAGTACACTTGCTGATGTGGACTTTGAGAGGGCGGATAACGATGAATGCTATGTGGCGCCTGCGGACGCATCGTCGTCACAGAACAATGCTGATACTAGTCAACATGGGGACGAAGATCAAGACATGAACCAATTTAGGGATTGGATTGCCGATGGACTCTCCAATAGATCTTAG
- the LOC117861020 gene encoding probable inactive nicotinamidase At3g16190 isoform X1, with protein MPSHLALLSCLLVLLLSLDKFLLHYLKKRLFSGPRIPSGGTSKSRRPMAAAAKWSETAMLVIDMQKDFVDPAMRSPMLVAGGEAVVPAVAEAVAVARERGIFLVWIFVGGQHLLITYSCLLFTQSSLIQKVVREHDPSGRDVELFRRHHYSGGKGPTVKGLKGAELADGLVIKEGEYKLVKTRFSAFFATHLDSVLKTAGIKNLVIVGVQTPNCIRQTVFDAVALDYEKITVLIDATAAARPEIHLSNIRDMKNIGVETPTLDEWRR; from the exons ATGCCATCACATCTGGCGCTGCTGTCGTGCCTGCTGGTGCTGCTCCTCTCGCTCGACAAGTTCCTCCTCCACTACCTCAAGAAGCGCCTCTTCTCCGGGCCAAGAATCCCGAGCGGCGGCACCTCCAAATCGCGGAGGCccatggcggccgccgccaaGTGGAGCGAGACGGCCATGCTCGTCATCGACATGCAG AAAGACTTCGTGGACCCGGCGATGCGCAGCCCCatgctggtggccggcggcgaggccgtcgtccccgccgtcgccgaggccgTTGCCGTTGCGAGGGAGCGCGGCATCTTCCTCGTCTGG ATATTTGTTGGAGGCCAACATCTGCTCATAACATACAGTTGTCTCCTTTTTACACAAAGCAGTTTGATTCAGAAA GTCGTCAGAGAGCATGACCCTTCTGGAAGGGATGTTGAACTTTTCCGCAGGCACCACTATTCTGGGGGAAAGGGTCCAACAGTGAAAGGTTTGAAAGGTGCAGAGCTGGCTGATGGGCTTGTTATCAAGGAAGGGGAATATAAGTTGGTGAAGACAAGATTCAGTGCTTTTTTTGCGACACACCTTGATTCTGTCCTCAAAACTGCCGGAATAAAGAACTTGGTTATTGTTG GAGTCCAAACACCAAATTGCATTAGGCAGACTGTCTTTGATGCTGTAGCATTGGACTATGAGAAAATAACGGTTCTTATTGATGCAACAGCTGCTGCAAGGCCAGAAATCCATTTGT CAAATATCAGGGATATGAAGAACATCGGAGTGGAAACGCCGACCCTGGATGAATGGCGCCGGTAG
- the LOC117837836 gene encoding probable inactive nicotinamidase At3g16190 — protein MGSANNNKWSETAMLVIDMQKEFVDPAMSSPAFLAGGEKIIPAVAEAVELARKRGIFVVWVVREHDPDGRDVELFRRHLYSGGKGPAMKGSKGAEMADGLVVKEEDYKVVKTRFSSFFATNLDSVLKTSGIKNLVVVGVQTPNCVRQTVFDAVALDYEKVTVIVDATAGANQEIHLSNIRDMKNIGVEAPTVEAWSRYV, from the exons ATGGGGTCTGCCAACAACAACAAGTGGAGCGAGACTGCAATGCTCGTCATCGACATGCAG AAGGAGTTCGTAGACCCCGCAATGAGCAGCCCGGCGTTCCTGGCCGGCGGGGAAAAGATCATCCCTGCCGTTGCCGAGGCCGTCGAACTCGCACGGAAGCGCGGCATTTTCGTCGTCTGG GTTGTGAGAGAGCACGACCCTGATGGAAGGGACGTCGAGCTCTTCCGCAGGCACTTGTACTCCGGGGGAAAGGGCCCCGCGATGAAAGGTTCCAAAGGCGCAGAGATGGCCGATGGGCTTGTCGTCAAAGAAGAGGACTATAAGGTGGTGAAAACAAGGTTCAGCTCTTTCTTCGCGACGAACCTGGATTCGGTCCTTAAAACCTCAGGGATCAAGAACCTGGTTGTTGTTG GGGTTCAGACACCAAATTGTGTCCGGCAGACTGTCTTTGATGCCGTCGCACTGGACTATGAGAAAGTTACGGTTATTGTTGATGCAACGGCTGGTGCTAATCAAGAAATCCATTTGT CAAACATCAgagacatgaagaacattggaGTGGAAGCACCAACTGTGGAAGCCTGGAGTCGTTACGTTTGA